The following coding sequences are from one Leucoraja erinacea ecotype New England chromosome 2, Leri_hhj_1, whole genome shotgun sequence window:
- the erp44 gene encoding endoplasmic reticulum resident protein 44 isoform X3 has product MKKLAVWFGTSAHSEIISLDSENIDQILGNADVALVNFYADWCRFSQMLHPIFEEASSVVKEEFPDQKHVVFARVDCDQHADIAQRYRISKYPTLKLFRNGMMMKREYRGQRSVSALADFVKQQKNDPVQEILDLNEMETLDRSKRNIIGFFEQKDSDNYRVYEKVSNILRDDCVFLAAFGSVAKPERYSGDNIIYKPLGMNTPDMVYLGSLTNFDLAFAWTQDKCVPLVREITFENGEELTEEGLPFLILFHMKEDNESLEKFQHETARQLISEKGTINFLHADCDKFRHPLLHIHKTPEDCPVIAIDSFRHMYVFPDYKDIDTPGTLKQFVLDLHSGKLHREFHHGPDPTDVVPGQPSEEVASSPPESSFQKLAPSEHRYTILKRERDEL; this is encoded by the exons GCCGTGTGGTTTGGTACTTCAGCACACAGTGAAATAATAAGTCTTGATAGTGAAAATATTGATCAAATCTTAG gaaatgcagatgttgcacTAGTCAATTTTTATGCAGATTG GTGTAGATTCAGTCAAATGCTACATCCGATCTTTGAAGAGGCCTCTTCAGTTGTAAAAGAGGAATTTCCAGATCAAAAGCACGTGGTCTTTGCTCGGGTTGATTGTGACCAACATG CGGATATAGCACAAAGATATCGAATAAGTAAGTACCCAACATTGAAATTATTCAGGAATGGAATGATGAtgaagagagagtacagaggtcaAAGATCGGTGAGCGCACTTGCAGATTTTGTCAAGCAACAGAAAAATGATCCTGTTCAAGAGATTCTGGACCTGAATGAAATGGAAACACTTGAC CGCAGCAAGCGAAACATCATTGGATTTTTTGAGCAGAAAGATTCAGACAACTACAGAGTCTATGAGAAAGTGTCCAATATTTTACGTGATGATTGCGTCTTTTTGGCTGCGTTTGG GAGCGTTGCAAAACCAGAGAGGTATAGTGGAGACAACATAATTTACAAGCCACTTGGG ATGAATACGCCTGATATGGTATACTTAGGTTCGTTAACCAACTTTGACCTGGCATTTGCCTGGACTCAGGATAAATGTGTTCCACTGGTTAGAGAAATAACGTTTGAGAATGGAGAG gaGTTGACGGAAGAGGGCCTGCCATTCCTTATACTGTTCCACATGAAAGAGGACAATGAAAGCCTGGAAAAATTCCAGCATGAAACTGCACGTCAGTTGATCAGTGAAAAAG gtacaataaacttcctacatgcTGACTGTGACAAGTTTCGTCATCCTCTCCTGCATATACACAAGACGCCAGAAGACTGTCCAGTTATCGCTATTGACAGTTTTAGGCATATGTATGTCTTTCCAGATTATAAAGACATAGA caCCCCTGGCACACTGAAGCAATTTGTATTGGATCTGCACTCTGGCAAATTACACAGGGAATTTCACCATGGTCCAGATCCCACTGATGTAGTTCCTGGACAG